The following are from one region of the Yoonia sp. R2331 genome:
- a CDS encoding IclR family transcriptional regulator translates to MVAREAGDGTVGKALEVLEQVADFGRPVRFTEVLAVSDFPKPTLYRFMQTLTNQRMLEYDSDRQTYAPGGRLVRLAHAAWAQSSLARVARPQLVALSAATGETVHLAKLDHAQVLYLDKLNAAQPVEMYSQAGKVGPVYCTGVGKVMLAHLTEDQSADVIEQQSFHQFTQQTLPDAAALREELAEIRRHGYGFDREEHEPGIICIAAPILTDQSRVLGAISVTSTTSRTNLAGLEAQLPALQQAAKSIAGEAQAWSFPDNQQHSKSGI, encoded by the coding sequence ATCGTGGCACGCGAAGCGGGTGACGGAACAGTTGGCAAGGCGCTGGAAGTGCTGGAACAGGTTGCGGATTTTGGACGCCCTGTGCGGTTCACGGAAGTGCTGGCCGTGTCCGATTTTCCCAAGCCTACGCTTTACCGTTTTATGCAGACACTGACGAATCAGCGGATGCTGGAATACGATTCTGACCGCCAGACATATGCGCCGGGAGGGCGTCTGGTGCGATTGGCACATGCGGCCTGGGCGCAGTCGTCTTTGGCGCGGGTCGCAAGGCCGCAACTGGTCGCGCTAAGTGCTGCGACCGGCGAAACGGTGCATCTGGCGAAACTTGATCACGCGCAGGTGCTTTACCTTGATAAGCTGAACGCGGCCCAACCGGTTGAGATGTACAGCCAGGCAGGAAAGGTTGGTCCGGTCTATTGCACTGGTGTCGGCAAGGTCATGTTGGCGCATCTGACCGAGGATCAAAGTGCCGATGTGATCGAACAGCAGTCCTTTCACCAGTTCACACAGCAGACCCTACCTGATGCCGCAGCACTGCGCGAAGAACTGGCCGAGATCAGGCGGCATGGCTACGGCTTTGACCGCGAAGAGCACGAACCGGGCATTATCTGTATTGCGGCCCCGATCCTGACCGATCAAAGCCGCGTTCTGGGCGCGATTTCAGTCACCAGCACGACCAGCCGCACCAACCTTGCCGGGCTCGAAGCCCAGCTTCCGGCGCTGCAACAGGCAGCAAAATCAATCGCGGGAGAGGCCCAAGCCTGGAGCTTTCCCGACAATCAGCAACACTCAAAATCAGGGATCTAG
- a CDS encoding ABC transporter substrate-binding protein — MHSILKTSLAALVAAGMATTATADGHALSGELRIISDMSNPAPRAVMEKLAADFDAMHDDLTVDLTIVDREAWKTQIRNALGANPPDVVNWYAATRMTPYVDAGLFMDISDLWAEPEFEALASTKGAMTLDGKQWGVPYTYYQWGVYYRKDIFEELGLTEPATWDEEIANCQAIIDSGRKCYTIGSKFLWTAGGWFDYINSRTNGYDFHIQLANGEIEWTDDRVRQTFANWRQLIDMGAFIEDHQSYSWQEAMPFMVDGEATAYLMGNFSVAAFRDGGLTDDQLDFYQFPTINPDVAPAEDAPTDTFHIASGAQNVEAAKAFLRFVTSAEVQSEINGGDALGQLPVNANATVSDDKFIQEGFDMLSNNASGGIMQFFDRDFPAEMASVGMEGLQEFMVFPDNLDDILARLEEARQRIYQ; from the coding sequence ATGCATTCCATTCTTAAAACGTCGCTTGCGGCGTTGGTTGCTGCTGGCATGGCAACAACTGCAACTGCTGATGGTCACGCGCTGTCAGGCGAGCTGCGCATCATTTCAGATATGTCGAACCCTGCACCGCGCGCGGTGATGGAAAAGCTAGCGGCTGACTTTGACGCCATGCACGACGATCTGACCGTAGATCTGACAATTGTTGATCGCGAAGCGTGGAAAACACAGATCCGCAACGCACTGGGCGCAAACCCACCGGACGTTGTGAACTGGTACGCCGCAACCCGCATGACACCTTATGTCGACGCTGGCCTGTTCATGGACATTTCTGATCTCTGGGCAGAGCCCGAGTTCGAAGCACTGGCATCGACCAAAGGCGCGATGACGCTGGACGGTAAGCAGTGGGGCGTGCCCTACACATACTACCAGTGGGGTGTCTACTATCGTAAGGACATCTTCGAAGAGCTGGGCCTGACAGAGCCTGCCACCTGGGACGAAGAGATTGCCAACTGCCAGGCGATCATCGACTCTGGCCGCAAGTGCTACACCATTGGTTCCAAGTTCCTGTGGACCGCTGGTGGCTGGTTTGACTACATCAACAGCCGTACCAACGGCTATGATTTCCACATCCAGCTTGCCAATGGCGAGATTGAGTGGACCGACGATCGTGTGCGTCAGACATTCGCCAACTGGCGTCAGCTGATCGACATGGGCGCTTTCATCGAGGACCACCAGTCTTACAGCTGGCAGGAAGCGATGCCGTTCATGGTGGACGGCGAAGCAACTGCTTATCTGATGGGCAACTTCTCTGTCGCGGCGTTCCGTGACGGTGGCTTGACAGACGATCAACTGGACTTCTACCAGTTCCCGACGATCAACCCTGATGTGGCACCAGCAGAAGATGCACCAACAGATACGTTCCACATCGCCTCTGGCGCGCAGAACGTTGAAGCGGCCAAGGCATTCTTGCGGTTCGTGACCTCGGCTGAAGTGCAGTCCGAGATCAACGGCGGTGACGCTCTGGGTCAGTTGCCAGTGAACGCAAACGCAACCGTCTCTGATGACAAGTTCATCCAGGAAGGTTTCGACATGCTGTCCAACAACGCATCCGGCGGCATCATGCAGTTCTTCGACCGTGACTTCCCCGCCGAAATGGCGTCGGTCGGCATGGAAGGCCTGCAAGAGTTCATGGTGTTCCCGGACAACCTGGACGACATCCTGGCCCGTCTGGAAGAAGCACGTCAGCGCATCTACCAGTAA